Proteins co-encoded in one Quercus robur chromosome 8, dhQueRobu3.1, whole genome shotgun sequence genomic window:
- the LOC126696242 gene encoding uncharacterized protein LOC126696242 — translation MDSCVEAASDSILHLPDAQQQPLFSAWLPPSVGLCKINADGVLFTSRKQAGIGVVIRDGEGRLLAALCRKIKAPFMALEVEAKAYEAGMLLARHLGLRDGVLEGPEIGVVNFSHVRRIGNKPAHILARQAQNLVNDVIWIEEIPYCIQQALI, via the exons ATGGATTCATGTGTTGAAGCTGCATCAGATTCGATTCTGCACTTACCTGACGCACAACAACAGCCCTTGTTCTCTGCTTGGTTGCCTCCTTCAGTGGGTTTATGTAAAATTAATGCAGATGGGGTTCTTTTTACATCACGAAAGCAGGCAGGCATTGGTGTTGTAATAAGAGATGGTGAAGGCAGATTACTGGCagcattatgcagaaaaatcaaAGCCCCTTTTATGGCACTTGAAGTTGAAGCTAAGGCCTATGAAGCTGGTATGTTGCTAGCAAGACATTTGGGGTTGCGAGATGGGGTGTTGGAAG GCCCTGAAATTGGTGTTGTTAATTTTTCTCATGTGCGCAGGATTGGCAATAAGCCAGCCCACATTCTAGCAAGACAAGCTCAAAACCTTGTCAATGATGTAATTTGGATTGAAGAGATTCCTTATTGTATTCAGCAAGCTCTTATCTAG
- the LOC126695392 gene encoding beta-amylase-like, producing MESILYSTQGEMGRRVLGLHHRHIHWEIPSVNQVKVAPAGELQVKRVGLSHALTTFSAGGSKVKSLQAVAPAVSTREQQQEASSLTYNEKMLANYVPVYVMLPLGVVTINNVLEDKARIEKQLKELRAAGVDGVMVDVWWGITESQGPKQYDWSAYRSLFQIVQEHGLKLQAIMSFHQCGGNVGDVVNIPLPQWVLDIGESDPDVFYTNRSGNRNKEYPSLGVDNEPLFYGRTAVEIYGDYMKSFRDSMSDFFEDGLIIDIEVGLGPAGELRYPSYPQNQGWVFPGIGEFQCYDKYLKAEFKEAATSVGHPEWELPDNAGTYNDTPTSTEFFGPSGTYLTEKGKFFLTWYSNKLLGHGDQILDEANKAFLGCRVKLAAKVSGIHWWYKADDHAAELTAGYYNLKDRDGYRPVARMLSRHYAILNFTCLEMRDSEQSSDAKSGPQELVQQVLSGGWRENLEVAGENALSRYDRDACNQILLNARPNGVNKEGPPKLRMYGVTYLRLSDDLLQKNNFNIFKTFVKRMHANQDYCPDPEKYNHHIGQLERSKPKMPIEYLLEATEPMEPFPWDKETDMSVGGALSNLIDKILSIFK from the exons ATGGAAAGCATTCTATATTCAACACAAGGTGAGATGGGAAGGAGAGTACTGGGGCTTCACCATAGGCATATTCACTGGGAAATTCCATCCGTGAATCAAGTTAAAGTTGCACCAGCAGGAGAATTGCAAGTAAAGAGGGTAGGACTAAGTCATGCTCTTACTACATTCAGTGCTGGTGGTAGTAAAGTGAAGAGTCTCCAAGCTGTAGCGCCTGCGGTTTCGACCAGAGAACAACAACAAGAG GCTTCTTCTCTCACCTACAATGAAAAGATGTTGGCAAACTATGTCCCAGTCTATGTAATGCTCCCA TTGGGAGTCGTTACAATTAATAATGTCCTGGAAGACAAAGCCAGGATTGAGAAACAGCTCAAGGAGCTAAGAGCAGCTGGAGTGGACGGGGTAATGGTAGATGTCTGGTGGGGGATCACTGAATCCCAAGGACCTAAGCAGTATGATTGGAGTGCTTATAGGAGCTTGTTTCAAATAGTCCAAGAACATGGATTGAAGTTACAAGCTATAATGTCATTCCACCAGTGTGGGGGTAACGTAGGAGATGTTGTTAACATCCCACTGCCACAATGGGTACTGGACATCGGAGAATCAGACCCTGATGTCTTTTACACCAATCGCTCAGGTAACAGGAACAAGGAGTACCCCAGTCTTGGTGTGGATAACGAGCCTCTCTTCTATGGACGAACTGCTGTTGAG ATATATGGAGACTATATGAAGAGCTTCAGAGACAGCATGTCAGATTTTTTTGAAGATGGACTCATAATAGACATTGAAGTGGGGCTTGGCCCTGCGGGGGAGCTAAGGTATCCCTCTTATCCACAAAATCAAGGATGGGTTTTCCCAGGCATTGGAGAATTTCAG TGCTATGACAAATATCTCAAGGCAGAGTTCAAAGAGGCTGCAACAAGCGTAGGACATCCCGAGTGGGAATTGCCAGATAATGCAGGGACATATAATGACACACCCACATCTACAGAGTTCTTTGGACCAAGTGGTACATACCTTACTGAGAAAGGGAAGTTCTTCTTGACTTGGTATTCTAACAAGTTACTGGGCCATGGTGACCAGATCCTGGATGAAGCAAATAAAGCTTTCCTAGGCTGTAGAGTCAAGTTAGCAGCCAAA GTCTCCGGAATCCACTGGTGGTATAAAGCTGATGATCATGCTGCAGAGCTTACTGCAGGATACTACAACTTGAAAGATAGAGATGGGTACCGACCCGTAGCAAGGATGCTATCCAGGCATTATGCCATTTTGAATTTCACTTGTCTTGAGATGAGGGACTCTGAACAAAGTTCTGATGCCAAAAGTGGACCTCAGGAACTTGTTCAGCAg GTTTTGAGTGGAGGCTGGAGAGAGAACCTAGAAGTTGCGGGAGAGAATGCACTTTCAAGATATGATCGTGATGCTTGTAATCAAATCCTCCTAAATGCTAGACCTAATGGTGTCAACAAAGAGGGTCCACCAAAACTACGGATGTATGGGGTGACATATCTTCGCTTATCAGATGATCTAttgcagaaaaataatttcaacatATTTAAGACATTTGTGAAGAGGATGCATGCCAATCAG gaTTACTGTCCAGATCCAGAAAAGTACAACCACCACATAGGTCAATTGGAGCGATCAAAACCAAAAATGCCAATTGAATATCTGCTAGAAGCAACTGAGCCAATGGAGCCATTCCCATGGGACAAAGAAACAGATATGAGTGTCGGTGGTGCACTTTCTAATTTGATAGACAAGATCCTTTCTATATTTAAGTGA
- the LOC126695391 gene encoding putative pentatricopeptide repeat-containing protein At3g11460, mitochondrial — MNGSLTHKLLKHSLYTATATSTTTTTHFPLTSLQCGTILQSLTNTKSFTKGHQLHAHITISGTLQNNTYLSTKLAAFYASCGRMPQAQFIFDGIDFKNLFLWNVMIRGYACNGGSSSFKSIVLYREMLAFGWKADKFTYPFVLKACGYLLLVEIGRRVHGEVVVSGLDSDIYVGNSLLAMYMKFGDMGMARMLFDRMPERDLTSWNTMISGYVKNESPKEALVVFDMMEKARMTVDGTTLLGLLSACTGLMALELGKGVHGYVVRHNAEMSNKFLRNALIEMYCSCNSIAYARRLFDELKLKDTVSWNSMISGYEQSGDAFECLRLFCKMVSEGALPDEVTIVTVLRACDQIMALQFGTSIHSYLVKKGFGVNIIVGTSLLDMYSKCGSLASSRCVFDEMPKKNLVSWSAMVTGYGVHGRGREAITIFHAMIADSVCPDEGVLTSVLSACSHAGLVHEGRQIFHGMTTKYNVKPTSAHYSCVVDLLGRAGHLNEAYELIKSMEVVPTDDIWAALLSACRLQRNMNLAEILEQKVFEMNPKGVGSYVCLSNIYAAEKRWGDVERIRAMVRKKGLKKPPGCSFVEVDKKVHRFLVGDRSHQQTEYIYAKLEDLKQQLKEAGYKPDTNSVFYDVDKEVKEKMLWDHSERLAIAFALINTGPGIIIRITKNLRTCGDCHTVTKLISKLTCREIIMRDIRRFHHFKDGSCSCSDYW; from the coding sequence ATGAATGGTTCTCTCACTCACAAACTCCTCAAGCACTCTCTATACACCGCTACCGCTACCTCTACAACTACCACCACCCATTTCCCACTCACCTCTCTGCAATGCGGAACCATTTTACAGTCCCTCACCAACACCAAATCCTTCACCAAAGGCCACCAACTCCATGCCCACATCACTATTTCTGGAACTCTTCAAAACAACACTTATCTCAGCACCAAACTGGCTGCCTTCTATGCCAGTTGTGGCCGTATGCCCCAAGCCCAGTTCATTTTTGATGGGattgatttcaaaaatttattcttGTGGAATGTCATGATCAGGGGTTATGCTTGTAATGGCGGCTCTTCTTCTTTCAAGTCTATTGTTTTGTACCGTGAAATGTTGGCTTTTGGTTGGAAGGCGGATAAGTTCACCTACCCTTTTGTTCTTAAGGCCTGTGGTTATTTGTTGCTTGTAGAAATTGGGAGGAGGGTTCATGGTGAGGTTGTGGTTAGTGGGTTGGACTCAGATATTTATGTGGGGAATTCTCTGCTTGCCATGTACATGAAATTTGGGGATATGGGGATGGCGAGGATGTTGTTTGATAGAATGCCTGAGAGAGATTTAACTTCTTGGAATACTATGATCTCGGGCTATGTGAAAAATGAGAGCCCGAAAGAGGCTTTGGTGGTTTTTGATATGATGGAAAAAGCTCGAATGACTGTAGATGGGACTACTTTGCTTGGTCTCCTCTCTGCTTGTACTGGCCTGATGGCCTTGGAGCTAGGGAAAGGCGTACATGGGTATGTTGTTCGACACAATGCTGAAATGTCTAacaaatttttgagaaatgctCTTATTGAAATGTATTGTAGTTGTAACTCTATAGCTTACGCAAGGCGACTATTTGATGAGTTGAAGTTGAAAGATACAGTTTCATGGAATTCTATGATTTCAGGTTATGAACAGAGTGGAGATGCTTTTGAGTGCTTAAGACTTTTCTGTAAAATGGTTTCAGAAGGGGCACTGCCTGATGAAGTGACTATTGTAACTGTTCTTAGAGCTTGTGATCAGATCATGGCCTTACAATTTGGCACATCTATTCATTCATATCTTGTTAAGAAAGGGTTTGGTGTGAATATCATAGTGGGAACTTCCCTTCTAGACATGTATTCTAAATGTGGAAGCTTGGCTTCTTCACGTTGTGTTTTTGATGAGATGCCCAAAAAGAATTTGGTTTCTTGGAGTGCTATGGTTACAGGATATGGGGTTCATGGGAGGGGAAGAGAGGCTATCACCATTTTTCATGCCATGATAGCAGACAGTGTTTGTCCAGATGAGGGTGTTCTTACTTCAGTTTTGTCGGCATGTAGTCATGCAGGACTAGTACATGAGGGCAGACAAATATTCCATGGAATGACCACCAAGTACAATGTTAAGCCTACTTCTGCTCACTATTCATGTGTGGTGGATCTTCTCGGTAGAGCAGGGCACTTAAATGAAGCATACGAGCTTATCAAAAGTATGGAAGTTGTTCCTACTGATGATATATGGGCTGCACTGCTTTCTGCTTGCAGGCTGCAACGTAATATGAATTTAGCAGAAATTCTGGaacagaaagtttttgaaatgaACCCTAAAGGTGTGGGTAGCTATGTTTGCCTTTCCAATATTTATGCTGCAGAGAAACGGTGGGGTGATGTTGAAAGGATAAGAGCCATGGTGAGAAAGAAAGGACTGAAAAAACCACCAGGCTGCAGCTTTGTCGAGGTAGATAAGAAGGTTCATCGGTTCTTAGTTGGAGATAGGTCACACCAACAGACAGAGTATATATATGCCAAGTTAGAGGACTTAAAACAGCAACTGAAGGAGGCTGGATACAAGCCTGATACAAATTCAGTGTTTTATGATGTTGACAAAGAAGTAAAGGAGAAGATGCTTTGGGATCACAGCGAAAGACTGGCTATTGCTTTTGCTCTTATTAACACAGGTCCAGGGATCATAATCAGGATAACTAAGAATCTTCGCACATGTGGAGATTGCCACACAGTGACAAAACTAATTTCTAAGCTCACGTGTCGAGAGATTATCATGAGAGATATCCGTAGGTTTCACCATTTTAAAGATGGATCTTGCTCTTGCTCTGATTATTGGTGA